A stretch of DNA from Sander lucioperca isolate FBNREF2018 chromosome 8, SLUC_FBN_1.2, whole genome shotgun sequence:
GTGCTCCAATTGATCGGGAACCAATCGTTATCGgccgataaaggctttaaatagtttgatcggtGGTCTCCATAAAGGCCGATCAGATAGGCCAATCAGATGATGCACTACTCGTGAGAAATTGTTCTATACGCAGCTAAgctaagttacacaccaaccagacggccgaccgttggcagaaaaagcagttggactgatcagtctccccgagttggtcaaaaaaaagtgcctcggaaccagGGAGGGAAATTAGCCTCGTATCCATGTAATGGATTGgacagtttttgtcaaagaatgctgttgctaagtaacaatgcacaatgcttataggaatcgcgttacgttactgctaatgaatccctaacatttccggattttgctgcttcataataaaaacattcaaataccaaaataacggaggacttttattgtgaagaacttacaggaaatgaaaccgttcacagccggggctttgaccagtcgagtagctagttttcagcgctagtccgggacgccgccgtgtaactagctagctagctagctgagctgaggtacagacgaaaggaaaattatctgttaaaatatgtggcgacatatccccggtgttaagaggcctgctgcggagtcagcagtagctacaagctgttgagggcgaagtaaagaaaaagagaaggaacttttcaaacaagtggcgcattgacaaaacgtacagtGAAAGACCGTGCACAACATTTCAGAccatcctgccaacctgtttacattttaacgttaatgtagactgtaacaatgtttaagtcgcttgaaagctgctgccgttccaaatctgttggctctctgctgctcagttctaccccgcgactgacgacacacacacacacacacacacacacacacaaacacacacacacacacacacacacacacacacacacacacacgcacacacgcacacacacacacacacacacacacaaacacacacacacatggtgaatgcaggaaaaaccggagaggagacgtacaggatgacctaaattgaggacagctacacttaatacatccatgagctacactcgttattgtaaaatcaatgataagttaaagtccaataagtcctttatcaaaccgtatgaatgtgtgtcccaggccaggataggacattaacttacaatgtaagatcaacaagctactgacacataataaatacattatattaataaaatatgtattaataataaaacataattaataaagcaattcaaaatatgatagtgcactctcttttataaatttgaattctggaaaaagtggctggtaaaagaTGTAAGTGGCCCCACcctgctcagaacacactaaagacccactgaagaacacactgacagttgTTTAGTAATTTATTCTGAATAAGGCTTTAGCTCTATGTtaagctctaagctgtttaaggtgtgtttctaacagaggaagtggaatgttgaacgtttcctgtcaataaaagtaaaccgttgacaattcacaaaacattatcttctgttaattttaatacttatgcattgttgttatgaatattaaaattaatagatgataaatatgacatgataaatagaaggtTTCAAATAGACCCGGTGATCGGTCATCGGCATCGGTTGACACGGCTCACAGCAATCGGTGATCGGTGATCGGCCCCAAAAATcctgatcggagcacccttaatGTTGAGGTCAGGAGCTTGTGAAGACCATGGCAAAGCCTTCAGTTTACGCCTCTTGATGTAATCCACCGTGGATTCTGAGGTGTGTTTAGGATCATTATCCATTTGGAGAAGCCATCCTCTCtttaacccttatgttgtccATCGGGTCACAATGACCCGTTCAGTTTAGTTGACTTTTTGTATTGGCCTGGCGTTGCGCTTCCGGTCtctgtgacccatacgttactcgATGGTATATCTCCGCTaccgcagcgctggccttcgggtcactatgacccatacgttattctatggtatttctccactgccgcggctctggccttcgggtctctgtgacccatacgttactcgatggtatttctccactgccgcagtactggccttcgggtcactgtgacccatacgttgttccatggtatttctccacggccgcggctctggccttcgggtctctgtgaccctggccagtattcaatggtattgctccacggccgcggctctggccttcgggtctctgtgaccctggccagtattccatggtattgctccacTACCGCGgccctggccttcgggtcactgtgacccatacgttactccgtggtatttctccacggccgcggccgcggctctggccttcgggtctctctgacccacgcgttattccgtggtatttctccactgccgcggctctggccttcgggtctctctgacccatacgttactcgatggtatttctccacggccgcggctctggccttcagGTTCAccgtgaccctggccagtattcaatggtattgctccacttcagcagctctggccttggggtcactgtgacccacacgttattccatggtatttctccctGCCACCGAgactctggccttcgggtctctgtgacccgcaCGTTACTCAATGGCATTTCTCCaattgagcagctctggccttcgggtcactgtgaccctggccagtcatTTAGTGGTATTTCTCTTCACTACCgctgctctggccttcgggtcactgtgacccgtacgttattccatggcatttctccacggccgaggctctggccttcgggtctctttgacccatacgttattccatggtatttctccctggccttcgggtctctgtgaccctggccagtattcagtggtatttctccacttgagcagctctggccagtattccatggtattgctctccactaccgcagctctggccatcgggtcactgtgacactggccagtattcagtggtatttctccacttgagcagctctggccttcgggtcactgtgaccctggccagtattccatggtattgctctccactaccgcagctctggccatcgggtcactgtgaccctggccagtattcagtggtaattctccacttgagcagctctggccttcgggtcactgtgaccctggccagtattccatggtattgctctccactaccgcagctctggccttcgggtcactgtgacccacgcgttattccgtggtatttctccactgccgcggctctggccttcgggtctctctgacccgtACGTtattccatggcatttctccacggccgaggctctggccttcgggtctctttgacccatacgttattccatggtatttctccctggccttcgggtctctgtgaccctggccagtattccatggtattgctctccactaccgcagctctggccttcgggtcactgtgacccacgcgttattccgtggaatttctccactaccgcagctccggccttcgtgtctctgacccatacgttattcgctggtatttctccactgagcagctctggccttcgggtcactgtgaccctggccagtattccatggtattgctctccactaccgcagctctggccttcgggtcactgtgacccacgcgttattccgtggtatttctccactaccgcagctccggccttcgggtctctctgacccatacgttattcgctggtatttctccacttgagcagctcgggccttcgggtcactgtgacccacgcgttattccgtggtatttctccactaccgcagctccggccttcgggtctctctgacccatacgttattcgctggtatttctccacttgagcagctcgggccttcgggtcactgtgacccacacGTTATTCCGTggaatttctccactaccgcagctccggccttcgggtctctctgacccatacgttattcgctggtatttctccacttgagcagctctggcctttgggtcactgtgaccctggccagtattccatggtattgctctccactaccgcagcgctggccttcgggtcactgtgaccctggccagtattccatggtattgctctccactaccgcagcgctggccttcgggtctctctgacccatgcgttattcgctggtatttctccacttgagcagcgctggccttcgggtcactgtgacccgtaCGTTATTtgttggtatttctccactaccgcggctctggcctttgggtcactgtgaccctggccagtcatttagtggtatttctccacggccgctgcggctctggccttcgggtcactgtgacccgcaCGTTATTCGACggtatttctccacggccgccgtggctctggccttcgggtctctctgacccgtgcgttattcgctggtatttctccactaccgcagctctggccttcgggtcactgtgaccctggccactattccatggcatttctccactaccgcagctctggccttcgggtcactgtgaccctggccactattccatggcatttctccactgccgcggctctggccttcgggtcactgtgaccctggccagtattcagtgATATTTCTCCACGgctgccgcggctctggccttcggatTCTATGTGGCCactattccatggtatttctccactaccactgctctggccttcgggtcactgtgaccctggccagtattcaatggtattgctcCTCTACCGCAgtgctggccttcgggtcactgtgaccctggccagtattcaatggtatttctccactaccgcggctctggccttcgggtctatgtgacccattccatggtatttctccactaccactgctctggccttcgggtctatgTGACCCGTACAttattccgtggtatttctccactaccgcagctctggccttcgggtcacagtgacccattCCATGGTATTTGTCTActaccgcggctctggccttcgggtgtCTGTGACCCATTCCATGGTATTCGGGGGACCCTGGCCTGGCTTGTAGTAGTAAAACAGACAGGGTGAGGCAAAGCGGAAAGAAACAAACCTCGTTCTCGTCCTACTAAACActtttattacacacacacacacacacacacacacacacacacacaaatgtatatacatatacatgtatattgtaCAGATTTTGTCTtcttcgtcttcttcttctggacCTTTGTACTCTTTGTACTCGGTTCAGCAGCCGGTTGCGACGCCGGCATGGCCCGCTGTGTGACTCTAAATTTGGAGCTGCATCGGGTTATCGCCCACGTGGCACGCAATGGCCCCCAAGTGGAAAATTTAGTagtagcagaagaagaagaagaagaagaagaaaaagaagacgaCCACAGTGACAGCGACAGCGACAGCGACTCCGACTCCGACTCCGACTCTGACTCCGAATGGTCATCCGGCGGGTGTGCGTCAGAAGAGGACCGAGACAAACACGATGACGGAGAAAGAGACCGCCACGACGCTGACGAGCACGACCACGACCACGACCACGACCACGACGCAGGAGAAGACGAGTACGACGACGCCGACGACCGAGGcgaacgaggagaagaacgaggggaagaacgaggagaagaacgaggagaagaacgaggGGCAAACGCGGCACAGGCTGGTGGACGGCAAAGGGGAGATGAAAACAGAGAGGGCGAAGACGCCGACGCCGACGACGACGCCGACGACGACGAAGACGACGGCGAGCAGGACGACGAACGAGGAGAAGAACAAGGGGCAAACGTGGCACAGGCTGGTGGATGGCAAAGGGGAGATGAAGACAGAGAGGGCGACGGCGGCGACGACGACGGCGAGCAGGACGAggaacgaggagaagaacgaggGGCAAACGCGCCACAGGAGGGTGGACGGCAAAGGGGAGATGACGACAACGAGGGCCACGACGACGAGGAGCAGGATGTGGAACAAGACGATGAGgacgaggaggacgaggaggaggaggagagcgaaAGGTTTGCGTCGAGAGACGGCGAGATCGAATGGTCCTCCACGACGTATCATCCCCATCGCCCTGGACCTCGTCGCCGCCGTCGTGCCGAATATGAAGAGGACGAGGAACAACAACTGGACGACGGCGACGACGGCAacgaccaagaccaagaccaagaccaagaccaagaccaacgTGACCGAGACCAAGACGAACGACACGACCAAGACGAACGGCAACAACAAGACCCGGCCAGACGCGCCACCGCTCCGCAGAGCCCAGGACCCACAGAGTACGCGGCAACACGCGTCCGCGATATACTCTCCGCTTTCGAGCTGTTTGTCACGCGGCACATACAAGAGATCGTGGTGACCGCCACGAACATCGAGGGCCTAAGGAAGTGCGGCAACGGCTGGAAACTGATGGACGCCACGGACCTGCGCGGCTACATCGGGCTGCTGCTCCTCGCCGGCGTGTACAGGTCCCGAAACGAGGCCCTGGAGAGCCTGTGGCACGAGGAGAGCGGCAGGGCCATTTTCCGCGCCACGATGCCGCTCAAGCGCTTCCACGCGTTCTCGCGACTGGTGCGATTCGACGACCGCGAGACGAGAGCCGCCAGACGAGCCGCGGACAAACTGGCGGCCATACGAGACGTGTGGGACGCCTGGGTGCGGCGGCTGCCTCGCCTCTACAACCCGGGCCCCGACGTGACCGTGGACGAGCAGCTGGTTCCCTTTCGAGGTGGGTATTTGTCACCGCAACTGCTACTTTCATTATCGTCGTATCGCGACCGCAGTGGCACAATTGTCTCGTCTTTTTCTTGGTCTTTTTCCAGCTCGCCGTTTAcaatgcttttgtgtgtgtgtgcgcatgcggacgtttctaaacattttgttcttttctcgTGTGCTTGTATTCTCATCTACAATTTCTAtctcattcttcttcttcttcaccttccctccttccccccTTCTTTGTCTTCCTCCGAGTTCTTTTTCCGTGTCTTTCTCATTCTCACTCTTTGACGACACGTCCAACACCTCCAACGCCaacaacgacaacgacaacgCCAacaacgacgacgacgacgacgacgacaacgacaacgacaacgacaacaAGGTCGATGCTCCTTCCGCCAGTACATGCCCAGCAAGCCCGCCAGGTACGGACTCAAGTCCTGGGTGGCCTGCGACGCCGCGTCCAGCTACGCGTGGAACATGCAGATGTACACGGGCAAGTCGGCGAGCGGCGGGCCCGAGAGGAATCTGGGCGCGCGCGTGGTGCTGGACGTGACCAAGGGCCTGCGGGGTCCGCGCAACGTGACGTGCGACAACTTTTTCACCTCCTACGAGCTGGCCCGGCGGCTGCTCATCGAGAGGCGCCTCACCGTGGTGGGCACGATGCGCAAAAACAAGCCCGAGCTGCCGCGCGCCTTGCTCAACACCAAGGGCCGTGCGCTCTTCTCGTCCAGGTTCGCCTTCACGCCCACCGTCACTCTGGTGTCCTACGTGCCCAAGAGGCACAAGAACGTGCTGCTGCTGAGCACGCTGCACACGGGGAAGGCGCGCGTCCGCGCCACCAGGGACGCCAAGCCCGACATCATCCTGCACTACAACAGCACCAAGGGCGGCGTGGACAACCTGGACAAGCTCGTCGGCACGtacagctgccgcaggaagacGACGCGCTGGCCCCTCGCCGTGTTCCACAACATCCTCGACGTGTCCGCCTACAACGCCTTTGTGCTCTGGCGAGAGCTCAGGCCCCAGTGGATGCGCGGCAAGCTCTACAGGAGGCGCGTGTTCCTGGAGCAGCTGGGCAGGGCGCTCGTGACTCCGCTCATCGAGAGACGCTCGCGTCTCCCTCGCACGGAAGCGTCCGCCGCACTCGTCAAGGCCTTGACGAGCAGGGCCGCGGCCGCTCGAGAGCACAGAGAGGGTGTTGACGACGACAACGACGACGACAACGACGACGACAACGACGACGATGTGGAACCGACCGCGCCCAGAGTGGCCAGCAAGAGGAAGAGGTGTCAGCTCTGTCCAAAGACAAAGGACCGCAAGACATACACCGCGTGCGGGGCCTGCAAGAGATACATCTGCGGGAGATGCACGCGGCTCAACTGCGCGGAATGTGTGCGCGGACTGTAGCCTCTTGGCTCGAACGCCGCCGGTTTGGGCTTGGGCTTTGCTCTGCACAACAACGAGCAGACAAACACAacacgacgacgacgacgacgacgacaccCGTTGTCTCGCTCGTGCTTTTGACCGTGTCGACCTGGAATCGCCTACGGCCTGACACTGAACACCACGAGAGACGAGCGAAGTCAacgcacacacagtgtgtgctaTTGAGATGtgaacaggtgcaacaaagtgacatgaacaacacTGTTGAAAATCTTTTGAATAAAAACCCTTTGGcatgtgtctgctgtgtgagatgtgagattattacacacacacacacacacacacacacacacacacacacacacacacacacgaaagggTCCAGGGACCCGAAGCACAACGCCAGGGTAGTAGGACAGTACATAAACTAAACAAGTCCCCGTGAcatgaaggacaacacaagggataaagctgatattttaaacatttaaagcatttatttatatatcttttCTTCAGAACTACAGACACATGAACCTGTTTCTCTGTTAAACACCAAAACTCAATGAGTTTTACAAACTGCTGAACCTCTTAGATAAAGTTTTATACAGCAGAATATTCATGAAGAACATTTGACATCTATGATCATTGATTATATTTTAACTATTTCAGGcggaaattaaaaaaacttttcttcTCTGGTTTCAATAATTAATAAGGGCTGTTCTGTTGCTTGATGCTTCAAATTTACCAATTAAGCCACTAAAACTAGAACAAAGATCATTACTATCACCTTCTACGTTTCATTAACTCTTCTTGTATTAGTTTGACGGCCTGATCATTTCTTGAACAGAGCAGTGATCCCGGCTGAGTCTCGTGGAAGAGAACGTGAACATCCAACACGACGTTCTGAAAGGTTTCAGACCATCTTCTGACACTGGTTGAATAGTCGGGGTCTCTGGTGTGATGCATCAGCACTAGAATGACTGGTTTACCTCCAGATGACACTGAAACACAAGAAACAGGAGACAAAGGTTAGAGACAGACTTCCTGTAAAGTCCAGGACACAGAGCTGGGCTTAGGAAGGTTCCTAACAGAGTGAAATGACCCAGAAATAGTTCAGTGGCTGCCATGATAAGAACCGTTGGAATTGTCTAAGTGATAAGGAAAGGTGCTTCAATGCTTCCTTTGTTACCTCCTTTAGTATAGGATACACTGGACCGTCCTTTGTGAAAGGAAGGAGATAATGCCGTCCCACAAGTCCTTGCGGCAGcaacatttaaataatcaatATAAGGTGTTCAGTGGTGCCCTAATCCTGTACAAACCGTGCGGTCATTACATTTTTGCAGACATTGCATCACATCTAATAGGCCTGATAATGATCATGTCATTTATGACTCTGTCTGAGTGGTTTATTAAACCGGTTAATGTGAGAACTTTACTCTCCTCTCCAACACGTAACATGACAGTGAGCATGTGTTAACAGAACTATGATGAATGGATCTCTGAATCCAACGTTTTACAGCTGACTGGACACTGGTTGATTTATGGCCCAGAGCAGCGTCTGAAACAAGGTCACCTGTTCTCCCTCTGGCttatttaaatatataggtTTTGTTAAAAAGTCACTACAGATATGACTACATTATTATGAAAGTGTGAAGGTAGGTATTTTATGTGACTATTACACAGATCGGCTCTGAAGACATTCAACTCAACTACCTGAGATACCCCGCCCACCCAGACCCAGATAAGTTATTGTCTCCCTCTCTACAGTCTCTGTAGGATATTGATTTAAATGATGTATTAGTGTTTTCTTCAATGATTTACTGTAATGATGAGTAAGGCTGTTTTTAATCACTGTGAATGTTTCCATGAGCACAGTAATGTCTCTGTAATTGAGATTGTGGGATATTTAAACAGCAAAACTAAAAACTGTAGTTATAAAGTTGACAGAGAAAACATAACTTGAGTTTTAGCTTATGTAATAATCAATGAAGTCTTGCATACATTTAAGAATTATTGTTATACAATAATCCACATCAGGATTAATGTGGATACATGAGTGGGCAGGAGGGTGAGCTGAGcaaccaataatgaaaataaacttgATTTGCTGAACACCTTTCATACCAGAAACAGCCTCCAGCTCAGAGTTTTATAATAACTACATGACATGCAGAGAGTGCTTCACATAAAACAACATCATTGTTGCTGAATAAGAATGGAAACATGGTGATGAAGTAATATTTTCACCAGGTTGTCCACGTTTATTAAGCCTGTATGAAGCATCACGTTatgaacacacagggtgaagtATGTAATATATCAGACCTACGTCAATAACATCCTCCGTCACATGATCATACAGCTGAGTGTCAGCAGTCAGATTCTCCTGTCACCACGGTTATCTTTTCCTAATTCCTTTTGAATTCTCCTTCACACTGTTTCTTGATCTCATGACGTTTACCATCAGGGTTTAGGAAAAGTGGTTAGGTAAAGGACTTAGGAGGTCACTTTTTGACTTTTCCACAGCAGCCCTGATGTAACGCATCTTTTCATCTGCTGTAATATTCTTTACTGCTGTCCAAGGGCttaaatcccaggggggtcgggggggtcaggaccttctaagggttgtcccccccctagaaatatcattaaaacaatgctgtgtattgtaaataacataatgatgtatacttaaaatatctgtgtaagtagtaaaacaatacaaaccccaagaaatgctttttaagtttaggaacattttgagtccccccctcccttgcctcacagtggtttggtccactgcctgctgtacgtTAGGATCATAGGTAGACTCACAGTGGTCTGGTCCACTTCCTGCTGTACGTTAGGATCATAGGTAGACTCAGTGGtctggtccactgcctgctgtacgtTAGGATCATAGGTAGACTCACAGTGGtctggtccactgcctgctgtacgtTAGGATCATAGGTAGACTCAGTGGtctggtccactgcctgctgtacgtTAGGATCATAGGTAGACTCAGTGGtctggtccactgcctgctgtacgtTAGGATCATAGGTAGACTCAGTGGTCTGGTCCACTTCCTGCTGTACGTTAGGATCATAGGTAGACTCAGTGGTCTGGTCCACTTCCTGCTGTACGTTAGGATCATAGGTAGACTCAGTGGTCTGGTCCACTTCCTGCTGTACGTTAGGAATCAGATCTGCTCtcgactcacagtcacatcggtAGTGACATCATGTAGTCAGTAGGCGGttcaaggctgttttattcacattaaacatcagatgaagttcttcttttctcaaatagaaatgatgctgagtaattaatgaattagttatgacaaaaagtttgctatgttagtgtaatataatgtaacgttagctagcttgtttaatagcttgttggatagaaatgcacccactacaactaacgttaccacggcgataagcctaacgttatgtgtgttaactgatattagggttaatattggagatctacagttgtgtttgaagtggctgatcatatatatatatatatatatatatatttatatatctcctctgtcccagacgaaacctaatatttatgcgGAGGACcgagatcattttataattataatatgaccgcgtggtgaacctatgaacctaattcatatttgatgagctttaccagtggctcactaatttacattatgatcagataatttaacaagtgtacaaaagtattgtatttattttatatggggacactttttcaaaataagtctttatgttttaaggtatttttgtatcttctgtacacatgtcctctaccagtataattgtggctgtattatttgtgtccccttcaaaaattgctcttcagaaatgttatgtttattgtccccccccccccctactgttagatcagatttacgcccatgctGCTGTCATCGACTGTTGGCACATCCTGCATGTCAAAcaagctgattggctgattcATCTCCTGTCAGGAGGCgtttgtacatatatatatatatatatatatatatatatatatatatatatatatatatgtaatgtaaaagaaaaCGTTCACCCGGAGAAACAGATCTCATCTTCAGATAGAACGTGAGCTGAAGAATCATCTGACCGTTACTCTCGATCAAACAAAGTCTTTCTGTTACCTGAATCCTCTCTCATGGCTGCCTCCACATCTGATCCAACACGAGACGTGATTGGACAGAAGACGATGATGACGTCACATTCCTGCAGGTTTCTAGTGATCTCCACCTTCCATGTTGACCATCCTGTGTTCTCCACTTGTTCCAGTATGACCTGATCAGCACCAAAGGTCTGACCAGTGACGACCGGGAACACCTTCACTGTTTTAGTCCAggaagatgatgaagataaaGATGAAGAGGTGTTTGCTGAAAGATGAACAAACTTGttaacatttatacattttaaaaggtaaaatAAGCTGGTAGTAAAATATCAGTCTCCTTTGTTACCAGACTCAGATCTCTCTGAGTTTTTTGGTCCTAATGAGAAATAAAGTAGAATTTACTGTCAGAACCAGATTCATTAATGAACTGTTGCTGAACAAAGACTGAGTTTGACTGATAGAGTGTAAAACATAATCTAAGAAcagttttaattaaaatattgtTATTTTCACTGATTGTGTAATGTGTTAACAGTCTCCTGTTGAAACAGAGCTGTGTAGCTCCACTGATCCTCCACCTCTATGGAAAACTCTGAGTCTGTAAATCTGAATGGAGGATTATGTTAGCAGCCTAAATTAGATTAGAGTCAACTTTATTgacattgtgcagagtacaaagacagagaaatgcagtttgcgtccaaccagaagtgcaaaaaaaaaagctgaaaagtgaatgtgatatacaagtatagacaggtggagCATAGACAGGACAATGAAATATATtacagtgttataagagcagaataaatatggctgtgtaatatgaacaatgtatgaacaacatgtacagatatgtgcaatgtagtagcagtgacatactggtagtaagaataatatagatatagatatatgcattgtattaacagaatatataataagaaatatggatattctgtatgaaccatatagacagatatgtacacgatgtacagctatgtgcagtgtggtaacataaGAATAGTAAGAATAAATGTATGTGCAGGATGTAcagtatgaagagcagtagaatatggctatttataggtgtaattacagtataacatctataaataaataactaaatagaAAAGTATGGGTGGGGTAAATACAGCAGTGTGATGTAGCTCCCTCTTCCCCTGGACAGTAACCAAGATATAAAGAAGTTATAGAAATATAGATGGTAACCTTTGTCAGATGTCTGCAAAATAAAAGAGAATATTTGTTGTAGATCCTTCAGGTCAGGAGGAGTTTGGTTCCTGCAGCTTTCTACCAAACGTTGAGCAGCTACAGAGAGAACAGAAAGGTAAAGTCTTAT
This window harbors:
- the LOC116041465 gene encoding piggyBac transposable element-derived protein 4-like, with the protein product MARCVTLNLELHRVIAHVARNGPQVENLVVAEEEEEEEEKEDDHSDSDSDSDSDSDSDSDSEWSSGGCASEEDRDKHDDGERDRHDADEHDHDHDHDHDAGEDEGDENREGEDADADDDADDDEDDGEQDDERGEEQGANVAQAGGWQRGDEDREGDGGDDDGEQDEERGEERGANAPQEGGRQRGDDDNEGHDDEEQDVEQDDEDEEDEEEEESERFASRDGEIEWSSTTYHPHRPGPRRRRRAEYEEDEEQQLDDGDDGNDQDQDQDQDQDQRDRDQDERHDQDERQQQDPARRATAPQSPGPTEYAATRVRDILSAFELFVTRHIQEIVVTATNIEGLRKCGNGWKLMDATDLRGYIGLLLLAGVYRSRNEALESLWHEESGRAIFRATMPLKRFHAFSRLVRFDDRETRAARRAADKLAAIRDVWDAWVRRLPRLYNPGPDVTVDEQLVPFRGRCSFRQYMPSKPARYGLKSWVACDAASSYAWNMQMYTGKSASGGPERNLGARVVLDVTKGLRGPRNVTCDNFFTSYELARRLLIERRLTVVGTMRKNKPELPRALLNTKGRALFSSRFAFTPTVTLVSYVPKRHKNVLLLSTLHTGKARVRATRDAKPDIILHYNSTKGGVDNLDKLVGTYSCRRKTTRWPLAVFHNILDVSAYNAFVLWRELRPQWMRGKLYRRRVFLEQLGRALVTPLIERRSRLPRTEASAALVKALTSRAAAAREHREGVDDDNDDDNDDDNDDDVEPTAPRVASKRKRCQLCPKTKDRKTYTACGACKRYICGRCTRLNCAECVRGL